The genomic region GGCAGAGTCAGCTTGTCGCTCGTGGAGGGCAGCATCACGTCGTTGTACAGAGGAACCTCCAACAGGTCGGTATCTGATTCTTTACCTGAACAGGAAAACTGATCAGTTTCATGTGCAGACGTATAAACACATGCAAAGCGAAGAACCCACGAACCAGGACTGCTAAAGTCCAGGGAGATGAAGGTGTCTCCAGCTGCTGGAGCCAGCAGGGTGAGGGCCTCAGAGTTATCCTTTAGCTTTTCATACAGGCTGCCCACCGACCTGGGCTCTACAATCTCTGTGAACAGCTTGATCACATCGAGCTCTGGAGTCTTCTCTGCCTTCACCGGGATAAGCTGCGTGGTCTCAACTACgagctcctcttcctcctgctcTTCCTCCTTCACTGGCTTCATGTCCTCAGTCTGCCCCAAAGACAGGATTAGTTTGTCCTCTTGGATCCCACTGTTGGACAACCACAAGATGTCAGTATGCTACTTTCTGATCCGATATCTCCACATGACATGACGATACTAGTGCAAGTACCTGAGGACAAAGTTGACACAGACGACACACTGTGGCTGTGAGTTCTTGTTGTTGTAGATAACGGTGGCCTGCGTTTCCACCCAGACAAAGCCTCCTCTTTTGGCCAACATCCGGTACTGACCTGTGGTGACCTGGCCCTTCGCAAACACTGCAAACAGCAGAAAACACGGTCAAAAGTCACGAAATAAACAGCGACGTTTTCCAATTTTACTCTAGATCTATGCTCTTTGTGCTTACAGTGGTGGTGAGTCTTTGTGAGGTGGTCAGAGTCCAGAGCGTGATAGTACTCGTACACAGAACGATTCAGCAGGTCTTCTGGATCGTATCCCATCAGCTCAGTGATCCTGGGAACAGAAACAATGTTGTAGTACCCACACTGAGCACTAGGTGTCCCCGTGGGACTCCAGATTCTCTCACCTCTCATCACAATATGTGAACTTCATGTCCATGGTGTGGCGGCTGAGGAACGTCTTGGTGTCCAGAGGGACCTCGATGTTGGAAGGGTGGGGGATGGGGTCACAGATCAGAACCAGGTAGGGGAGCAGTGGCTCcatctgctctgctcgatggTCATGAACACACATGTGACCCGAGCAGTGAAGGACCTACAGAAACACGTTTTCAAACCAAGAGGGAAACTTTAATCTTtctgtaattattattttttactttaagtaACTTTTTTAATTTAGGAGCCCGAGATGCTCCACAGCTTCAACACTTCTTTACCTTCCATGTAGCCGACTTGACATTAACCGTGCGACCTCTGCTTGTGAGGGTGCATTTCATCCTCAGAAAGAAATTCCGTTCATTATTTGGTTCCTTGCTTTTTTTGGAGCCTGGAATCACAAAATTAAACAGATATGAATCCAGAGTGAGGCAGAGTAAGCCAGCAGTAGATTGCTCTTTTTTATTGGTCCCAACTCAACAATCTACAAACTGCCAACTGATAAAATTTGCATCAAAAGGAGACATTTGCTCTGATGCTGTGGCCTTGTGGTGAGCTAGAGGATAAAATGGAAATAGCTACCAGCAGTTAGAGCCGAGGCGGTATCAGTGAGCAAAGAAATAACAAAAAACACAGGTCCTAAATGTAAGAGTGAACCGAAGCAGAGAGAAGATTCAGCAAAACTTATCTCACTAACGAGAAGCAAAGCAAAGATCTGTTATTGATGATTAAAAGGTCGGAAGATTACTCAGCCACTGCTCAAAACCGGAGTGGATTTTTGTGTCGTTACTAAGCAGAGCTGACCACAGAGtgagttggactttctaccatctGGAGCACCAACACACCCGACAGAGAGCTCTGTGTGTGCGCGTCTCGGTTTCTCTACACATTTGTACTCTTCAGTGCAACACTGCTCACCTGTTCTACAGAGGAGCATCTCTCTCAGCTCCTCCTGGTCGCAGGGATGTGTGAAGTCAAACACACTGTGGCCAGTCAGGTCAAACTGCAAAggcaaacaaacagaaatatacTTTTAAAACACAAATATATAAATAGAGCTACCAAGAAGTATTCATTTAAAGCTTAAAAATGTGCACTTATTTTTTAATTCCCTGCTTCAGACCCACCTGCGCCAGCCCAAGACACTTGCTGACATTCTCCGAGAGATAAATCATATCGCCGTCTTCAGACAGCACCATGAGGAAGCCCTCCAACGCCTTCAGGTAGGACCCGTTCAGCTGAACATCAAGCTCAGTTTCCCCCTCTTCCATTGGCTTATCTGGAGCATTGAGAGAGGGAGCAAGGTGGGTGATAAGCTAAAGGACAAATAACCGGTTCAAACAGCTGCAGACACAGAAAAACCACTCCTCTAGCCCCAGGTGTTTCTGCAGAGAGATTATGGCAGAATACGCAGTACCTCCTTTGTGTTTTCCACTATAGGCTACATGTAAATGAAGTGAATTACTCTGAAGTCAACAAGATAACAAATATGACAAGCATACTGCAGGTACATGGTTAACAGAGCAGTGGAATGGTTTATAATCATCTGTCGCTACAGATGCTGACCACTGCAGAGAAGGTTCCTCATGCGCAGGTAGCTGATGGTCAGCCTCATGATGGAGGCCTTGTCCAGGCTTGAGCTGGTGCTGTGGGGGAGAGGCAGCTGCTTGGCCAGCTCATAGAACACCTCCGACTCCTTCCCACGGCGGCATCTTGCTGCATCCCTTGATTTCTCCTTCCTGCGCTCCGAGCTCACCCTGCAGGAGACAGGAGGTGGATCAGCCTCATGCTGGGTTTGTTAAACGTAAAAATCCCTTTTCCCAAAACTGAAACATGTCTGCAGAGGCCAGCGCAGCTGGAGCATTCAACAGGCTGTCTCAGCCCAGCCAGTGCAATGCAAGCGTCCTATTGGCTGCTGAACAAACGAAATAGGACTCGCCCACTCAAATGACTACACAGGAAAGAGTCAGAGCTCAGccatccccccacccccatcccacACACTGATTCAGACATTTTACAGTGCCATTTCGGCTAATGTGACCACCGCTGAATCAAAGCAGGGCTATTGATTCTTCAAGTGACTGAAATCACTACACTATAAAAACTTAATGAGACAAAATTGTTAGATTCAAGGTAAGAACAAGAAGGGGTGCATCAAATGGCCGCTTTCATTCAAAAaatggttgtgggtttaatattaTTTTGAATGATGTTTGCTGTTGTCTTGATTCAgaatcaaaaacaaaagaaaaacagacgATATTTGGAGAAGGAAGGCCTTTTGACACAACACTGGTCTCGCTCGGCGGCCATGTTTAAAATGTTCACTTGTTCACTCTTTTTATTGCTCATTGTCAATGGCGTGTCCAGTGAGTGGTCTGGAGCAGCATTTGCCACTcttggaatctgactggccaccccaaTGAGTTCCACTTAAATTGACATTAAGTTGTCCACAAAAAAATAAGGGTTAACCCCTAAAACAGTAGTCGACAGTATGGACTTTTAACATTAGTTTCTAGTcacaggcctacagaacatttgtGTATTATTAATTATTGTTTTCATATTGACAAAAATAGTATTCATAGTCCTGGTCCAAACTCACTCCAGTagatggcggtaatgcaccaagaaGTGGCTTGCTAACCACCTCAAAACAAGAAGTTGAAGAATAAtgcaaaaatgtattattttgtgAGGGGTGACAACCCCGCAGATCAAAACAAAAAGTATAACTataggtgccacccatgcataaattaGTGCCCCACTGGAGCCACCCATTTTAAAaggcctggacacgccactgcaaaTTGTGCCTCCATTATGTGCttataaaaaaatttttttaaagtctGTGCTGTACTTCCTGTTCCACCTTATGTTGCTCAACATTGcggtaaataa from Nothobranchius furzeri strain GRZ-AD chromosome 18, NfurGRZ-RIMD1, whole genome shotgun sequence harbors:
- the hif1aa gene encoding hypoxia inducible factor 1 subunit alpha a, which gives rise to MDTGIVPEKKRVSSERRKEKSRDAARCRRGKESEVFYELAKQLPLPHSTSSSLDKASIMRLTISYLRMRNLLCSDKPMEEGETELDVQLNGSYLKALEGFLMVLSEDGDMIYLSENVSKCLGLAQFDLTGHSVFDFTHPCDQEELREMLLCRTGSKKSKEPNNERNFFLRMKCTLTSRGRTVNVKSATWKVLHCSGHMCVHDHRAEQMEPLLPYLVLICDPIPHPSNIEVPLDTKTFLSRHTMDMKFTYCDERITELMGYDPEDLLNRSVYEYYHALDSDHLTKTHHHLFAKGQVTTGQYRMLAKRGGFVWVETQATVIYNNKNSQPQCVVCVNFVLSGIQEDKLILSLGQTEDMKPVKEEEQEEEELVVETTQLIPVKAEKTPELDVIKLFTEIVEPRSVGSLYEKLKDNSEALTLLAPAAGDTFISLDFSSPGKESDTDLLEVPLYNDVMLPSTSDKLTLPLSPCESFAVPNTSSEETKSKDFAPTPSTTPPLGPSEAGGSFGLPFSVGSDLNSDFKLDLVEKLLDPESKTLFNTQPMEDFDLEMLAPYIPMDDDFQLNCLIPEEPLTCRPVKPVENPPVPVTKENHSYSSSMFSCNTAPPTPPVSTSPLATIIVNSAPKSEKAVSIRNLEAQNTQRKRKLSELKELIELGTLPSEQLEKVKKQKATDLGGAQAVLKATDLGGAQAVLKATDLGGAQAVLKVTDLGGAQAVLKVTDQGGAQAVLLLPSDLACRLLGTTSEGTGSLFTLPQLTRDDCEVNAPLQGRQYLLQGEELLRALDHVI